The stretch of DNA GGGTAGTGGATGTGAAACTCGAGACTAGAAAGTAAAGAATCCAATAAGTTGGTAAGATCCTAAGTCTTTTTATACTCGTGAATTAGAAGAAGAGAGAAGTAAAGACTCCTAAAAAGTTTCTATATAATAAtggattttgggtttttaagGTTTGAATACCTTCGATTTAATCAATATAGATGATTGTCATGCTTAGCTCCCAAGACAAAGGAGGCTCTAGCATTTTGGATAAGCTAGGCTGACGAGGATGATAGATTTAAGGTGAGTTTCTGCACTCTATTTAGGTGTTTATTGTTGATGAGTTGGAATGTTCTGTTCGTGAGTCTGATATGAGCTCAATCTGAATTCCATGGTTGTGTATGATCATGGTGAATGAATATGTCATGCATGCATAAAGTTGTGAAAATATATGGACGTTTGCAAGTATGTTTCTGGATGCCAAATGTGGTTATGTATTGACATATTGATAAATGGTGTATTGTATGTTATAGTAATAAGTACAATGCTTTACATGAAACATATGTTAATAAAATGCAGTGCACAGAAGGAGTTACTTTGACATGGTagataaagaaagaaaatttggtgTAATGGAGGAATAAGCAGATTGTTATGGGATTTAAGGGAGTTTGGTGGCAACGTGTAAATAGTTATCTACTGCTCCTTCGGGGCGACACCGTGATGACGGTATATAAGTTCTTCGGGGTGACACCGTGTAAACAGTATATAGGTCCTACTGGCTGATAGCTTGAAAGGGGTTTACTAATTCTTTGGAATCAAAATTCCATGGTTAGTTATGGCATGATCCAGTAGCAAATAGGTACAGAGTATGGCAAAGATAGAGTCTACTAGGATAGTGAACAAAGAAGACTGCCAGGGCATAAAAAGGGAGGTTATTGTATGACTCGCGCGACGAGTAGTTTGACAAGATGATCATGGTGCGTCTAAAAAATGAGTAAGCATGCTAATTACAGGATCCGCCAAAATGCAAATATAAGAAGAACGGTAGAAATGTTTAAAACGCGAAATATGTGAAAGGAAAGGGTATTTTTTTTCAAGGAATTTTTAATATGCATCTGCTGTTAAGAGTCCGCAATATTTGATGTAGAACCATCACAGGATAAATGCTTACATAATGGTTTATTAGATTTGAAATCCTAAGTGATGTTGATAAAGAGGTCGCTAGAAAAGTTGAAGTTAGCTGAAGACTCTTTAAAAAGGGAAGTCCGCCAAGGACTATCTTGGTTAGGAAGTCTGCCAAGAAATAACGAAAGAAACAATAGTTTGTTAAGATTATATAGTGTGAGGAAGTCCACTTGGGACTATCAAATGTGGAAGTCACTAAGGGAAACCTAAGAAAGAGGTAGTCCGCCGGGAACTATTTGGTACTAGAGGTATCTTAGTAAAATGGTATAGAGTGGAAAAGTCCTACGAGACTATTTTATGAGTACAAGACTACAAAGAACAAGGTGATTAAGTATCAgccaaatctcaaattcaatacaGCAAATGAGTCTTATAATCACAGGCTAATTCATAAGAAAATTTCTAGGGTATTATAATAAGTCTATATTAAGTTTGATATGGAATGAATGGATTAATTTTGTGCTATTATTCTTATTTACCCAAAAATTGAGTCTTTGATTTATAGGATATAGAATCTCACTAAATTCATCTGAACTTACAATTGTACAGCCTTGTATGAAGGGACAAGAATTGATTCAATGGTCGTATGAATGGACCAAGCCACACATTGATAGGTTCATACGAAGGGCATGGTAGTTGTTTCATGCATATAGATGGGCTCCCTTAAAGGCCACGCCTCGAGGATTAACTAAGTGTATCTGCAGTAAAGTCTTGAGTCACAATATGTAAATAATTGTTCATGGTTAATAAGGAAGAATGAATTTAAGAACTTAGTATTGTATGGTATAGaatataatctaaatttaaagtttaaaaatttgtTGTTACCCATGGTGTTGAGTAAGGGTTGAATAGTAGTAATAGATGTATAATTTAGTATTGTccaagtttgtatgtaaataaggctaaaaattttgtttagttattcgagttaattgtGACACATGGTACCTAGCCCCATGATCAGGTTGGGTACAAGGTGTTGCTAATTTGAGCTTTGGACGTTCAAGCAAAAGTGAATCGATAAGTGATCGAGATTATTGCTTCTAAGCACAATTCACTGAGTTAATTAGCAGCTTAGATTAGCCTAAGTACCTATCCTAAGttccgagtgtaagctttcttacTCGATCTATTATTATTGCTTAAATAATGCCTATGCGATATGATATGTGGTGCATGTTGAGATAACATTGCAATTGCTATGTGTATATGACAGTATATGATATGAGCCTTGTTGGTTTTATGCACACGATATGAGATCTATATGAACATGGCTCTTTGAGCATTATGAGAGCACTTGAAAAGTGCATTATAAGTGAATATGAAAGTGTTATGAATATATGTTAGATGATAAGTGGATATGTGCATAAAACagtaagtatatatgtgtataaatggatatgttggcattgtggtcttttggaaccattggatatcattgacatgctataggattgtgagtacttacCTATATGTTTATGTTTGGGCATTGAAGCCCCGAGATATGTTGGAGAGATAAGAAAATGTTAAGCTTGACTCCATTCATTGAGAtatattggtgtgttggagagtgttagctctATGCTGCACTTCATGGGCTATGTTAGACTTTATGAGTCATTGATGTGTTTGGAGATCCATTTATCTAATGTATGATGTTTTTATACATGTTTCATAGTCACAAGATGCCAATATATTAATATGAAATGCTATGAGGTATGCTTAATGTAATGCCATGAATGAATGTTATAGTATGCTTTCTATTAACCTTTGATATTGTGGCTTCTTTTTGGCTTTCATGAACACTCAGTGAGCTTGGTTAAGCTCACACTCTTATATGATTATTTTGCAGAAAAATAGTTTGATTAAAGAGGAGAAGTGAGCAAGCAAGTGATCTATCCAAGGCTAATGTTTTGAGTATGTGATGTGGCTTCTAAACTTACAAAAGTGAAAATAATGTGGGACTATTTGCTGGGATTTAGACTTTACCATTTCATTGGTTTGTAAATGGACATTATGGACTATTTTAAGGACTTTTCAACTTGGATTGTGATTGTTTGAATGCCTGAACAATGATTGAATGGCATGTtatgtgttgttttgaaatataGATATTTGAAATGCTTGAGAATGGTTGAAAATTGGTATAAGTGTTAGAATGGTATGTTATAGGTTGAGATAAGTTGAAAATGaccatttgatataatttgaaccATTATTGCATTTGgaaatgcatgaaatgcaaaTTTGATATGTTGAGTAATTGAATTGCGGTTTTAGGATTGCATGCTAACCTAACTAATTACTTAAGGTGACAAAATTAGTGATTGAATGATCTAGTGTAATTGagcatgttttgaatgatctATATATGCTATATGTTAGAAGTGAGAAATTGGCATAAGAACACGAAATGGTATGTTTGTTATTGAGTTGAAACGGTAAGTGCAAGTTGCTGGGTTGTTTTTACAAAAATTGCAGACAACATCACAATGAAGTTTGTATGACATCGGGACGCCCTGTTTCACATTGTCACAACGTGACTCACaatgtgttttggcatgtttttgtTATCGTTGCTATTGAGTCCTAATTTTTAAGCAATGCAATTGGAGTCCTTATATGCTATGAAATGCTATAAAAATTTGCATGCATAAGctttacatgtttaatttcataattttacttcTAATATTGCAAAAAGggtttttctaaatatttttctaaatttactatttagtccttaaacatttactttaaaattaaatgagttttacTTATCAGCTTTGGTTAATTCTTCCAGATATTGTTTTAATAGTACTTTAAAAACTAAATGTGTGTTCAATTTGATGTTTTACGAATGTCTCGCATGATGTTTGTTAAATGATGATTTTACCTCTGGTTATTGTATTGATGATTATTGCTAGATACACATGATTTAGGGTTTGTATGTTACCTTTAATTGTTAAATTGAGTATTATGCTTATTTATATTGTGGTGTGAATGATGGTCGGCAGTGCAGCCACGTAAGTGACTAATGTGATGTTCCGGATTTGGGTTGGACCGTTTTAGCCAGGTTTGGGACACCACACACCTACAACCCAGTGGAGGAATATACTGACTCTCACATGAAGAACACAAATTTCTTTTTTAGGGTTTCAAAAGACTGTATTTTAGTGTCCACAAGAGTAAATGATCAATGcttcaattgaaaaaaaaaattcaacaagcaAAATCAAAGGAATTACAAAAACATTTCTCTAGAAAttgaaccggtaaagattttGAGAATCTATTGCAGTAAAAAACTTGAATTACttcaatgttttggtgtaaaggGTAAATcttagtaaaaaaaattcaattaaaagataaaactactttagcttatttctttctttttcaataattttttcagttttccctttttttttcatttttgatatattttaaaattaaacaataaaatataaaagctaCATATGTGGCATCATGTCATTGGCTTGTTGCTTCTTTTAACGAATGCTTACTTTTGGACAAAAAAtcgtaacattttaaaattttaggtgcctaaataggtaaaaaaaaattcagttaaaaAATTTGTTGTTTTTCAAGGTGCGTTTATTTCATGGAAAATGACTTACGGAAAACATTTTCTACATTTtcttgtgtttatttttatgaaaaaacaGCTTGGTAAATTAAAAATGACTTACATGTcaatggaaaataaatcatttttcttGTAAATGACTTAccatttttgaaaagcataaataaTTTTTCGAAAAAGAATtcatttataagtaattttatttttatataaaaaataaattgaatcaagtataatattattgtattattaataaaatttaaatttaaaatttaaaaaaatttaaaatattaaaatacgaaatattataattttcaatattaataatcatacatatttaattatttatatttaataatataataaaattttatttgaataataatttttttaaaaataattttaaaatttaaataatattcttcatatatcactgaaatatatttatattaatattttgtaCTTTTATcttcaagaatttagtctctttacttttcagatttcaaaattcaggtcaaattattaatatagttaatttttttgttaattttatttatgtgaagtttttaaataaaaatactcactattgtttttttattaactattttttattattaaatttatatattatattaattattacaaaatattattttattataaaataaattttgattgccAAAACGAAATTGtactataatattttgtaacaaatGTATTAATGTCGTGTTCGATTCACTAagaacaatttttaaaaaacaatttcaagtaaatttattaaataataaaaaatattttatatagaattgttcaaacactaaaaaatatcaatttttctaaaaataaatttatttttaaaaaataattttttagatattattttcaatcaaacaaatgcataaatatttattttcttccattcttttaattttagctaTAGGCAATAATAGTTAAAAAATAAACTCAAGTTAAAAAGTCAAATTTAACTTTAGGGACAAAGAAATAATCTTTCCAAATTTTATTGGAAGGGTTAATcgttaatcattatattttttagGGAAGCTGaacattatatttaatataagatTATTactatgttataaaataaaaataaaagatagaaaaaaatatttactttattaattaatagaatatttaccATTCTTCTTCGCagtttattataaatataaaaagtataaatgaaataaaatattaataacacattatattattattattattattattattatttatttgatgtTATTGGAAAAGGAAATAAGTATTGACCAAAACAAACTTTTCTTTCTTAACaagaaatatatgtatataaaacccgacggccttcctttttctttaatcACAATTTCAGATACCCAGCATTATACAACCAAACGAAGTTGTTCTTGTTTCGCGACTATTTCATCAACCATAAGCCATGTCTAACCAAGCTGAATCCTCTGACTCGTAAGTACCCAGATCTAGCTTTCCCTTTTTCTTCGATGGGTTCGTTTTTGATATCTCTGTATTGATTGCGGGTTTGTGTTTCAGGAAGGGGGCTAAGAAGGATTTTAGTACGGCGATCTTGGAAAGAAAGAAGGCAGCAAATCGACTCGTTGTTGATGAGGCAATCAACGATGATAACTCTGTTGTTTCTCTTCATCCTGATACCATGGAAAAGCTCCAGCTGTTTCGCGGTGACACTATTCTCATCAAGGTTTCTACTTTAGATTTGCCTTCTTATTAGTCCTCTTCTTATTGGGTTCTTTTACTTTTCTGATTCTTTCTTAATGGGCATTATTTTATGTTAGCTGTTTTTATGTTTGAGGTTTAATTTTCACTAGGTTGCTTGGAACATGAGGTTTTTATTTAATGGGTTTCCTGGGTCTTTATGCTATTCCCTATTGATCTTCAATTTGGGGTTTTCTTGTGCTAGGTTGGATGTATAATGCAGGTTATTTTAGGCTGTTTACATGATTTTGTTGTTGAGGGTCAACATTGTCTGTTAATCTTTTTTGGCAATGAGGCTAATTTCCTATGTCGGTTGGCAATGATTGTTCATTTACCGAGGAGTATGCAATTTTAGTTTGAGTGCATTGTGGGATTGAGGCTTGCCTTTTTATTCTAGTGGCATCTATAGTTATAGAATTCCAATTCTTCTTATCAATTTCAACTTTCAATGTCTTTTAAAGCATATATCCTGTTAATACTgttttttgcttcttcttttttttttttcttgtccAAAGGGAAAGAAGAGGAAAGATACTATCTGCATTGCTCTGGCAGATGACACATGTGATGAACCTAAGATCAGGATGAATAAGGTTGTTAGGTCAAACTTGAGAGTTAGGCTTGGTGATGTTGTCTCTGTGCATCAGTGTCCAGATGTTAAGTATGGAAAACGTGTGCACATCTTGCCTGTGGATGACACAATTGAAGGGGTTACTGGAAATCTCTTTGATGCTTACCTGAAACGTGAGTAAATTCTTAGTCCTCTATTCACAATTTGTATATGGTTTGGTCttctataatttatttttggtaGCTTTGGTTAACTAGGCAGGTAACGTTCCTTGTTTGTTAATGAGTCATAAGATAATAATTTGTCATTCTTAATCGATCATTAGCTTATTAATTGATTGAATACATTATTTTTAAGCTTATGGAGTTCACTTCCTGCTTCTTAAAGGCATTTATTGGTAGGCCTAAGCTTTCAAGGGTTtgtctttccttctttctttgcttGTGCATGTCAGATGTTAAAAATACTTTATAGCCTGACTATCTTTTTTGTTTGTCTCGTTATCTGTACATTTGGGTGGACTGATACCCTCATACATGCATCCTAGGTGGCTGAATTAATATGGACATGCATGCATTGCAACCACTCCTTTATCACTTATCATGTACTCATACtaaatatttgttaatatatTTGGGGACTTGATTTCATGTTGAATTATTGACAATGCTGTCCTTAAATACTTTTTTTTGGTACATTACAAATTGGGGGAGTGGGATGTCTTTGCTAGGACCTGAACCTTGGACCTTAAATGCCAACATAGAGCTCTTAACCACTTGCTCCTTTGGGTGGTTGGCTGTTTGTCCTTAAATATTgactttgataattttaaatttacagcTTACTTTCTGGAAGCATACCGCCCAGTGAGGAAGGGTGATCTCTTCCTTGTGAGAGGGGGAATGAGAAGTGTAGAATTCAAGGTTATTGAGACTGACCCTCCAGAGTATTGTGTGGTCGCACCAGACACTGAGATATTCTGTGAAGGAGAGCCTGTTAAGAGGGAGGATGAGAATAGATTAGATGAGGTGGGTTATGATGATGTTGGCGGAGTGAGAAAACAGATGGCTCAGATTCGGGAACTAGTGGAGCTTCCATTGAGGCATCCACAGTTATTTAAATCAATTGGCGTGAAGCCACCTAAAGGAATCTTGCTTTATGGACCTCCTGGATCTGGAAAGACTTTGATTGCCCGTGCAGTTGCAAATGAAACTGGTGCTTTCTTTTTTTGCATCAACGGTCCTGAGATCATGTCAAAATTGGCCGGGGAGAGTGAAAGCAATCTTAGAAAAGCTTTTGAGGAAGCAGAGAAGAATGCACCATCTATTATATTCATTGATGAAATTGATTCAATTGCTCCAAAGAGAGAGAAGACACATGGTGAAGTTGAGAGGAGAATTGTCTCTCAGCTGTTGACATTGATGGATGGTCTTAAATCCCGTGCACATGTTATTGTTATTGGGGCCACAAATCGTCCCAATAGCATTGATCCTGCTCTTAGAAGGTTTGGAAGATTTGATAGGGAGATTGATATTGGTGTCCCTGATGAAGTTGGCCGTCTTGAGGTGCTCCGTATCCACACCAAGAACATGAAGCTGGCTGAAGATGTAATGTCAAAATTAGAAGCTATGCCTTTTTTTCCTGCATAAAAAGAATTAGTGAATCTAATTTATTTTCCTGACTTAAATCAGGTTGATTTAGAAAGAATTTCCAAGGAGACACATGGCTATGTTGGTGCTGATCTCGCAGCTCTCTGTACTGAGGCAGCATTACAGTGCATCAGGGAAAAGATGGATGTGATTGACTTGGAAGATGAGACAATAGATGCTGAGATACTCAACTCTATGGCAGTCTCAAATGAGCACTTCCAGACTGCTCTTGGAACAAGCAATCCATCAGCCCTGCGTGAAACTGTGAGTATAACCAGGATATTTCTCAGAAATATACTAATTCTACGCCAGTTATGATTTTTTGGGGTCAGTTCTGTTTCTAATCATATTTCTTGAACTTGATCAGGTTGTTGAAGTACCTAATGTCAGTTGGGAAGATATTGGAGGCCTCGAGAATGTTAAAAGGGAGCTTCAAGAGGTAATACTGTTTACTGCTTTTGATTACTTATCGATTTACTTAcctttttatcttaaaattttcaaaaaatgcaATTAACTTATTCATTGGTATGCAGACTGTTCAATATCCTGTGGAGCATCCTGAAAAGTTTGAGAAGTTCGGGATGTCACCCTCAAAGGGAGTACTATTCTATGGCCCTCCAGGATGTGGGAAAACCCTTCTGGCCAAAGCTATTGCCAATGAGTGTCAGGCAAACTTCATCAGTGTCAAGGGTCCAGAATTACTAACAATGTGGTTCGGAGAGAGTGAGGCCAATGTGCGGGAAATTTTTGACAAGGCTCGCCAGTCTGCTCCTTGTGTACTGTTCTTTGATGAACTTGATTCAATTGCTACCCAGGTACATTCAAGTCTATTGAGTTCTATTATCTTTATGAATTGGCTGGCTTTCAGCAGCATGGCATCATATGGGTTTCTGTGCATGGATTATTCTAGCAATCAGAATATGCTTATCTTTGTAAACAGTTGGCATTCTTTGGCTTGCCCATCGTTTGATGCTGCTTTATGCTAATGTATTGCAGAGAGGAAGCAGCGTGGGTGATGCAGGGGGTGCTGCTGATAGGGTTTTGAACCAACTTCTTACTGAGATGGATGGCATGTCTGCCAAGAAAACTGTTTTCATCATTGGAGCCACCAACCGACCTGATATTATAGATCCAGCACTTCTGCGTCCAGGTCGTCTTGATCAGTTGATCTATATTCCTCTCCCTGACGAGGATTCTCGCCATCAGATTTTTAAGGCTTGCTTGAGGAAATCACCAATTGCAAAAGAGGTTGACCTCAGAGCTCTTGCCAGATATACTCAAGGGTTTAGTGGGGCTGATATCACAGAAATTTGCCAACGAGCATGTAAATATGCCATAAGAGAAAACATTGAAAAGGTATGATAATGCCAATTTTCTATGCTGTAATGGTGGAATATGCTATATATGTTTTTGACAATGTTTGAGACTAGCATAAGATAACTTTTCTGTTTCCAGGATATTgagagagaaaggagaagaagtGAGAACCCTGAAGCTATGGAGGAAGATGTTGAGGATGAAGTGGCAGAAATCAAGCCTGCACATTTTGAGGAATCAATGAAGTTTGCTCGTAGGAGTGTGAGCGATGCTGACATCCGCAAATATCAAGCATTTGCTCAAACATTGCAGCAGTCGAGGGGATTTGGAAGTGAATTTAGGTTCGCTGAAACTGGTTCCAGGACTGCAGCCTCTGATCCTTTTGCTGCTGCTGCTGGAGGAGCTGATGAAGATGACCTTTACAGTTAAATTACCCGTCATCTATGTTTTCCCTAATTCATGGTTGACAATTTATCTTCTATCTATATACGTAGTAGGTAATTAAGTTGACTGTATGATTTAAAACAGTAAAAGGCACAAGTGTTTATCCTGGTTGCCCCCCTTTGGAGTTCAAGGAAACACTTTTTGTTATCCATTTGATTTACAACAGTGGAGGGAATGGGAATGGGGAAATCGGCcccatttataaattatattataaattgcaTCTGAGCTGATCCTTTTAGGTTGTCATTCTTTTGAATGGTCTTTCGGCTGAGCCTGACCTTGATTTGCATCACTGTCGGGTATAACATGCGTAACATATTTTAAAGTTAGTTTACACTAATAATTTTCATAATGGTTAGAAACTATGCTTTGTTTCAAAATGATACACAAAAATTAAACTGACTCGTAACTTTTTGGAATTTTACTCATTATCTTATACATAGGATAGGATGGTTGGCAGGTCTTGGAAAAACCCTGTTTCTTAAAATGGATAAAAAGTATGGGCTTTGTTTCTCTCATAAACTAGTTAGCCCAACAAGTTgtataggaaaaataaaaagcaGTCCCCCATGGTAGGGCTAGGGATGGATGCCAGGGGAAAGGGAGTCATGTTCCTTGAAACCAAGGCATCCAAAAATAATTTGGTATTTGGATAAGATAGGAGAGTTGAAAATGGGGATTTGATTAGACTAAGCCACTTAATGGGAGACAACCCCCACCCCTTCCCCACCGATTATAAATTATGGAGATTAATATGTGTTGTAATTACCGATATGATATATTCGTCCTTCCCACTTTAGGTCGTCTTCTCTGTTTGTTTGGTTTGTTCGCAATCTTGCATTGGTATCATTATATAACCCCATTACCCCCATAACCCCATGTCGGTTTTGAGTCAATTAAGTCCGACAATGGTGTGACCCAACTCGAAATTGTTTGGCAATTTGCATTTTCTTTGTTTGGCTGCCTTCAACAACAATGTTGCAACTCATCTCATGAAAAAGGTCTTGGATGTTAGAATCTTGAGATTCAAATTTCCTACtcgttaaatattattttttaaaagtttgtatCCAGTTACAACTTATGAAGTTATTTAGACCTCAAGAACAGGATGAGAGTGACATGTATGTATAGggtacaataaaaaaaatatttaatgtatCGTCGGTGCATAAATCTTATGCAACAATAAAAATATGATGACTtgtaaataaatatcaataattttatttaaaaataattaaacattaattgtaaccattataaataaatattaatacctCTTAAATTTAGTGTTTAGTGTcttgggttagggtttaggactttgaatttagatttcagatttttaatatttatttataattaattgttatttaattttattgaaataaagttattaatatttgctTATAAGACCGTCACCATTGAATAAATATGTGTCATGTTATTATTCACCGAATGATACATGAGAATTATAcgccttaataaaataatataaaatgttaaatatataaacAACAACCTATCACATTCTAAACTATACCTATAAAGTTTAAAAACTGTGTATCAAATATCCTTGATTTGCTACAACCTTTTCTTGTAGCAAAATCTTTTAAATCACTTAAAAGAATTCACTATAAAAAGAGCACAACATATTAGttcaaatatatattagaaatatctttgtttcttttatttctttgccATACTACAGCATGTTTGTTTGGGTGTATTGACATAGCcattacacccctaatcggtgggccccattTAATCCCCCTTTAATCCtttgtttggttcagtgtatcTATTACGTGTATCTATTACGGATCTAATACATTACAGACCTAATCCTCAAaatccaccgatttctattccGGAAGGAAAGCTCAGTTTTGCTATGTATTAAGTTCTCCCGATTTCTTCTACCCTGTTTTACCCTTCTAACTGCTTCTTCTGATTTCTTCTGATTCCataactttttccttcctttcGGCCACCACAACTGCTTCTTCTTCATCACTCATAATTTTTCCTTCCTTTCGGCCACCACAACTGCTTCTTCTTCATCACTCATCAGCAgactgcttcttcttcttcatccgcTCACCGACCGCCAGTCATCCGTGTCCATTTTCGGACAACGGTGTCTTGACAGTTCGTATTCCGTTGACACCAGTACGAGAGGGGAAGATCTGTGTCGGTGCTTCTCCATTGCCTGACATCCTTATACAAGAAAGGTTTTTTTATTTGCTAACATTTTACACTTCATTCTGTTCtctgaaaaaaattgaattttgaccACACGCCAAGCAGCCCGAGCCCTTCTAGTTTTTAGTGATTACACTTCTAGGCTCCGGGCACTTAGCTCCTTATGGTTAGCCCGACCTAGAAactgatattattttatttcatgaaaGCTCAACTTGACTGCATTAATGCTTTGCACAGAGTGTTCTCCCTATTTCACCTTTTGGTACCCATTGACGATTCTTGGATGGTGAAGCATAATGTGAAATGTAAAT from Gossypium hirsutum isolate 1008001.06 chromosome D04, Gossypium_hirsutum_v2.1, whole genome shotgun sequence encodes:
- the LOC107899473 gene encoding cell division cycle protein 48 homolog; this encodes MSNQAESSDSKGAKKDFSTAILERKKAANRLVVDEAINDDNSVVSLHPDTMEKLQLFRGDTILIKGKKRKDTICIALADDTCDEPKIRMNKVVRSNLRVRLGDVVSVHQCPDVKYGKRVHILPVDDTIEGVTGNLFDAYLKPYFLEAYRPVRKGDLFLVRGGMRSVEFKVIETDPPEYCVVAPDTEIFCEGEPVKREDENRLDEVGYDDVGGVRKQMAQIRELVELPLRHPQLFKSIGVKPPKGILLYGPPGSGKTLIARAVANETGAFFFCINGPEIMSKLAGESESNLRKAFEEAEKNAPSIIFIDEIDSIAPKREKTHGEVERRIVSQLLTLMDGLKSRAHVIVIGATNRPNSIDPALRRFGRFDREIDIGVPDEVGRLEVLRIHTKNMKLAEDVDLERISKETHGYVGADLAALCTEAALQCIREKMDVIDLEDETIDAEILNSMAVSNEHFQTALGTSNPSALRETVVEVPNVSWEDIGGLENVKRELQETVQYPVEHPEKFEKFGMSPSKGVLFYGPPGCGKTLLAKAIANECQANFISVKGPELLTMWFGESEANVREIFDKARQSAPCVLFFDELDSIATQRGSSVGDAGGAADRVLNQLLTEMDGMSAKKTVFIIGATNRPDIIDPALLRPGRLDQLIYIPLPDEDSRHQIFKACLRKSPIAKEVDLRALARYTQGFSGADITEICQRACKYAIRENIEKDIERERRRSENPEAMEEDVEDEVAEIKPAHFEESMKFARRSVSDADIRKYQAFAQTLQQSRGFGSEFRFAETGSRTAASDPFAAAAGGADEDDLYS